TGCAAGTCTTCCTTTCACTTACTCACGTTTTGAGGCCATTGTAGGGCTATTAATTggcttaatttcaatattgttgtggcttcgggaatagggaggcccaaggagaggtaGAGAGATGGGAACAACCGGTCAGTGGGGTAGTCAggacacacacatttatttattgagtttGCCATCTTATATTGGTGTGGTTCATGGCACCCCACAAAAATTACAGTAGTAATAGTAAAGATTACAGATCATCACACCagatacaataataatgaaaaagtaatgTGAGCATTGTAGAAATGTGACACAGACAAGAAGTGAGCACATagtgttggaaaaatggcactaaTAGACATCCTCGAGGCAGGGTAGCTACaaactttcaattaaaaaaaaattatctgcgAAGTGCAgtaaagcaaagtgcaataaaatgaggtgtgcctgtacaatttagtggtttttaggagattcacaaatattttaatcACCACCATATCAGATTtccttttcatcacctcaaaaagaaactccTAACCCATCAGTGTTCACTTCCCATTCCCCCCTCCCTCCAATCCTTGGTAACCACTGATGTGCTCTGTTTGTATGGATTTGCCCATGTTAGATACTTCTTAcacatggaatcatacagtatgtagccttttgtgtctgtcttcttttacttagcataatgttttcagtgttcgttcatgttgtagcatgttagaatacttcattcctttttatgactgtatattattccattgtttggatataccacattttgtttatccattcatcacttggtggacatttgggtggtttccaccttttggctactattTATACTGGTATGGACATTTGAGAACAAGCTTTttatgtggatatatgttttcagttATCTCGTTTATATGACTAGGAGTGGAATTAGTGTAGAATATTTAGTTGATGAAGAATGAAGTGGTATGAGAACCATAGGCTCTTATTTGGAGAATTTGGTGTGTTCCCTTCTATATTGGTCCCATTAAATTGAAATTGATTGCACTGTTTCTCACAGAACACTGTGTGGTGCTTGCTACATCAAGGGAACCAATAGAAAAGCAAGAGCCTGTGGTCAGAAAGGGtcacaaacaaaaacagagaatgtTTGTATTCAGTGCTTACTCTGACCAaagtatttattttctcatttactttACAAAGGAAGTGACACTGTAGAAATCAGATTATAAGGGAAAACTCTCTTCTGAAGGGATGTATATTAAGATGAACACTCATTTCAAATGCATCCTGTCATCTGCTCTAGAGCATGAACCTTTAGAGTAAGGGTAAGAATGCTTCCCTGTTCTGGTAGGCACTCCCCTTCCCAACCCAAACTGAactgagagggaggggagaggcctGGAGCAACTTGTGGAATAATATTCCTATCTCCTGCCATTCAGCTCAGGAGCAGACTTCAAGCAAACCTTTACATTTACAGGAAACAATAGGAAGGGGAGAACGTCTTTGAAGGTAGAGCTTGGTGTTGAGCATCATATGGTCAGGCACGCAGAGGTCACTAATCACTCTccccttttcttgtttttcagtgAATGAGATAATTGGGAGAGACATGTCCCAGATTTCTGTTTCCCAAGGAATGGGCGAGCAGACAGGCTCCCCTCTCGGGTCCTAAGTCCCTGGATTCAGGAAGATCTGATGGACTCTAACAGTGCCCACTGCACCTTTGTGTCGACCACCATGTCTATATCAGCACGTTTCTTTCCTTGGATCTGTTGAGTTTCCAACTTTGTGGCCTTCAGGACTGGCGACGAGTTGGGATCGCCGTGTGGGGAAAGCAGCATTCTTCCACCTCAGGCCTTGGTTAAATAGGAGCAGCATAGGCTGTTTGAGCTTTGGGGAAATAAgctttgctttttgtatttaaataGGATACTTTTATATAATGGGTGCTTTTGAGTGTGAATGAGGCAGGCTGTCCATTTCAGAGGTGCTGCTTTTGCAGGTGACCCAATTGCTTAGCTAGGATTGGTGATTTATACTGCTTTATGGTCATTTGAAGGGCCTTTTAGCCttgatgatatttttaaaataagaacttTTGATAAAACCTTCCAGaggcaaacaaaaaagaaaaaaaggaaaaaaaaattctcccaaGCTCACACCAATGCCTCAGAAACTCAGCATGTGTCCTGAAGCCTTTCATAGATTCATaggaaataaaaccaaatataGCTTGaacctctttataaaagtaaACTTTTCTTAGATAGGATGAGAAGAGACCATTCCATCATTGAAGTGTTGTAGTATAAACAGACATTCCAGAGCATAGCCCTTTTGTAACTTTCTAGGTAATCTTCCTGCAGTCTCTCTATATTGGTTTCATGttgaaatttctttttccctcaagACCTTGGGTAAAATGGTTGCATTACGTGTAAGGTGACTTTGAAAGGTAGAGTTTTTGCTTGGTAGCGTTCATTTCCAGCCATTTTAGAAACAAGTAGGCTGTAGAATGTGCTTTCTGTTTGTGACCATGGTCCCAGAGCCTTTTCGAAGTGGGAGCATCTCTGCCTTTGTCTGTTATGTAACTTTTGATGCCACACAGTCTCATGATAGTTTAGGCAACTTTGCTGGCTCTAACTCATCTCTAGAGGCCAGGCTTTGCCAGGAACTAAGCACAAAAGGAGCTATGCTTCAGGACAGGAGCAGAGAAAATGCAAGACTAAAGAGGAGGGTTTCAGTTTCACGTTAGCGTAAAAGGCTTATCCCCTATTCTAGTACCCTGTCCTATCTGCATGGCCTTTTCCAAAAAAGGCTTTGAGGCAAATCTAAAAATGAGGTGGCACAACAGACCTGATTCTCCACACCAAAGATACCCTGGTGCTGCTGCTGGCAAGACTGGTGCCCAAGATGGGGGCCAGCAAGAAACCCCAGCCTGCTGCCTACCAAAGGAGGTGCCCAAATTGGGTGACTTTTTCAAACTCTGCCCTCACCCCTTGCCCCTAATGGGATCAGTTAACCTGTCCAAGTCTCTGAAATTTGCAGTAGATTTTCAAGTGAAATATTATATTGGCATTTATTCAGGAAGcaaatttattgagtgcctacatGTGAAACAAGTGTGCTGGCTGGTTGAAAGCTTGATGCTGTTATTCCAAGGGTTTGTGGGCCCTAGATGCCAGGACTCCCCAGAGGTCAGGGGACGCCTGGGCTGAGGAAACTGGCCTGTTGTCCACCCCCTCATCAGCTAAGTGGGAGCTGTTTACCCAGGGTGAGGAcctatggtctttttttttttttttaaactatggtGTTTTAGATTCTTTTCTTAAAGCTAGTTAgagaaaagtgtctgtccttTAACAGTTCACTCTGGCCCCTCTTGAAGCTGaacctttttttctttggaagtgAGTTTTGTGTCTCAGTGTGTGAATAGTGCGATTTGCTTCAGGGCCTGTGGTAGGAAGCTCACGGGCGGGGGGTGGTCAGGGGCTGCCTCCTCAGATGAAGTTCCAGAGAGATGGCCACCAGACTTGCGTCTACCCTCCTGCCTCTGCTATACCTGCCTCACATGGGATTCTTGCAAGAGCTCCCCTTGCAAGACCCTTTGGGGGTGGTTCTGCTACCCTCAAGAATCAAAGCCTCTATGATCCAGAGTTGCTATGCACcaaattttgatgccttttaaaTACCTTGATGCCTGTAGTGCTAGAAATGCtttcctatttaaaataaaagtcaaattttaaaatagagcGTTGTATACTATGTAAGTAATGTATCAGCTTTGGGGTAAGAGTCAGTATTTTTTTGGCTTTGTAAAGACAAATTTTTGTGCAACATAGTGGTGTTAATGCACGTCATCATGGGACTATGCAAATTGATTTCTAGTAGCAGCACTGAGCAACTGGGCATGTGATGGCACACACTCCTTCCCCCTGACCCATGCTAGACCTTGGGTTGAGGGAATGGGATGAGCAGCCTTCAGTTTACTGGCGATGTACACAGAAATATGGCCGAAAACAGCTTGAAAAGGAACAGATGTCTTCGGGTTCACATGTAGTGCTGCTGCCCAGTGTGCAACTCATCCCTACCTGAGACTAGCCAGGAGCACCAGAGCTCTGCCAGGCATAGCTAGCTACTAAGCCGTTTTTGATACACAGAACAGATGATCATTCTTAAGGCTCAGATGGGCTCAAGTTGAAACCTTGTATTCTATAAAATGGATGTTCAGTTAAAGAACAGTTATGTTTACAGCACTTGGGATTGTTTTCCTgtacattttgtattttaaatccttttataGGAGTGCAGTGCTccttacagaaatagaaagggaagAAGAGCCATCAGTTCAGGCTCATCAGTTATAGTGCCGAAATAATAAATGGTGACAGGTCAACCGTCTCCTTGAAATCTGTCTTGAGTTTTTCTCCTCCTGGGGCTGATGTGGAGCCCCTCATTCTGGGGGTCAAAGCTAAGGGCATTGTGGCTTTTAAAAAGTCCACTTGGCAAGGAACCTATGTTTGTTTTATGTAGGAAAGGGTCGAGTTCCAAATTCCTTCCAAGGCTTCGGTACTGCACTCTTTAATAGGTGCAAAGGACATTCCATGGTGTCTGCTAGGTTCAGGACAACTGGCCTCCCAGAGATGAACATGAAAAGTAGGCAGAAAGTCCTCTGAAAGTCAAGCCTGAGTTTTTGCATGGGAGCCTCCTGCCCCCTAGTGTCCTTTGGAGATACTGCAACACAATCCATTAAAAGAGCCTGTGGTATTTCCAGCTGATACTCCTTGTGCCATGCTGGAGTGGGGCTGTCATCCTTAGGTGGAAGCACCCCTGGTACAAGTGGCTTCTGAGTTCTGAGAACCATGGGAGATACGGGGCCAGCGCTTCCTGCCCCCTACCTTCCACCCATAGGGACAGGGGGATGCAGAGCATCAGGGTCTTGACTCAGAGAGGCTCAGCTGGCCCCTTGATTTTCCCAAAAGGAGTCACACACTGAAGGCTTCAGGGCTTatagttaaaataaaaggaagaaagcctGCTGTGGACCTGTCAACCCCACAGACTCCATGGGCATCAGCCAAAGCCAAGACAGACTAAAGGCTCTTCAGTTGCCACTCAGGAGGCCCAGGTCAGGCCACTGGGAGCAGGCAGGTGCCATTCTACCCCAAGCCCTGCACACAGATGCAGCCATCATCTTTGGGGGGAACAGCAGAGGACTAAGTGGGAGGTGGAGCAGGACTTGGGCTCCTCTGGGTGACTTCTGAGCGCTCTGACAAGCTAGAAAGTAGCCACCAGGTTGAGGGCACTGGTCCTCTGGATGCAGGGGAGGCATGTTAGCTGAAGATGTCAGCTAGCTCTTACCTCTTGGCTCCCTCACCTACAAACACACCCACTCTTTGGGGGCCTGTAGCACAGTGCGAGGCGGGTCACCAACAGGCATCAGACTGGTGTAGTCGTCAGGTGCTAGCTGCAGAAGGGACAGAGTCTTAGCGCAAGGACCTCTAGGTTCAGCCAGGCCCAGAAGCCTTCTATCTACACAACCTCACCTGGTAGGTCTGGAAGATGCTGAGCAGATCCTTCATACCTGCTGTGTATGGGATGCCCTGCATTCGAACCAAGGCTCCCAGCTGCGACAACACTGAGGGGGGAGCAGTGGCCAGGGCAGCAGGGGGTGTGGTGAGGTAGCCAACAGTGGTCGGAGAAACAGGTGGGCTAGGGTGGGAGAAGCAGGAGTTCAGTGTGCATTCCTACCTGTGGTCTATGCCAGGACCTACCTACCTCGTTTCCCTCTGCCTCATGCTTAGCTCACCCTTTCTCCTCCCTGAAACCACTGCCTACATTTTCATTTCCAGGGTAGTTTGTACATGGCATCAGCCAGCCCACACCTGTCACTCTCCTATTGTGTCAAAATAAAGTCCAAGCTTCAATAGACCTTGGATTATCTGGCCCAAGAAGGGGATCATGACCTACCACCACTCCCAAACCAGGTCGAGGAGTAGGAATGTGGGGTTCTCTTTGCAGCTGGGTACCTGGGGTAGTAGGCTGTGTAGTTCATATAGAGCTGAGTGGCCGGTCCTGGGTAGTAGGcaacaggggtgggggtggcaggtaCCCTGGCAGCTGGAAGCAGTGCCGAAGAGGGATATAGAGCTGCTGTCTCAGTAGGAATGAGAGTTGGGGTGGCCTGGAAGGTGGCATAGGTGGGTGGCGAGAGACCTAGAGGCAGAAGTATAGGGTGCATTATCTGCAGAGAGCCCAGTACTGTCCTGGGTTGGGCAGCCAGAAAGGACTTCCCCACTGTACAAAGTGAAGGCTGTACCAGGCTGAACCTATAAGCCTCCATCCCCAGCCCCTGAGAAACTCACAGGGCAGCTTGCAGGGTGGAGGGGACATGCCACTACGGCCCAAGGTGCCCCCCATCAGCACACGGCTCATCTCCTCTGTGGAGCAGGGAACCACCTCCACGTAGCGTTCCTTCATCACCTTCTTATGGCAACGCTGAGCAGCAGCTAGGGCCCGCTCTGGTGAGGTCATCTGGATAAAGGCATCGCCAGATGGCCGGCCCTGTGCACACCATCTTGTAAGCAGTCTGTCTTGTGCAAGAATGCCCTACCTCTAATCACAAACCCCTCTctaagtatgtatgtgtgtgtccccGTTCCAGAAGCAGCCTCACCTGCTGGTTGAGCACCATGTGAACACCATGAGGCCGGATATCAGCTGCTGCCTCCCCCAGGAAGCTCAAAATGTCTTCAATGGTGGCTGTGTATGGCAGACCTCGAAGACGTACACAGTCCCTCCCGGTTCCAGCTGCCAGTGGGAAGGGGATGGGCAGCAGGGGCGTAGTCAGTGTCGGAAGGAGTGGACTGGATGCATAGCGGTTCAGGACCTGGTAGGGAAGTCAGCAGCAGGTTGGTCATGCCAAGTAGGGCAGGGGCACAGGGGACCCAAGGGGCACCCTGGAAAAGAAGTACATCAGAGGTGAGGAGTCCTGGATGCCCACCTGCTGCACCTCAGCTGCAGTGCTCCGGAAGAGCTCGATGTATCGCTTACCCAGCATGCCCTTGTGCCTGCGCAGCGCAGCCTGTGCCAGCTCCTCACAGGCAAAGAGGGCAAAGGCATCACCAGTGGGCCGGCCGTCAGGGTGACGCACAAAGAGCAGCCCATCGGTACCCCCAGTCACTGGGCATTCTGGCCCGAGGAAGGCCAACACGTCTGCGGGCCCAGCCGAGAAAGGCAATCCCCTTAGCCGCAGGATCACTTGGTCTTCTCGTGACAGGAAACGGGCCACCTCTAGTGATGTgcctgggtgggggcaggagagTCAGTATGGGAGCCACCTGCAGACTTCACTCAAACCCTTCCAAACACCCACCCACACCTGACACAGTCAGgtgtggtggggaagggggatgtgGGTTAAGAGCCAAGAGGGGCTAGGCCTGTGGGGGCACACTCACCCCCTGCGATCTTTACAAACTCCTCCCCTGTTGCTTTATACACCTGTGGGTACAGTGGGAACAGACCATGGGTTTCAGTCCTGCCTCAGCTCTGTCCTGCTCTgccccagcccagagccccacctcAATATAGCGGACGCCCATGTGGTGCTTGTGTCTCTGCAGTGCCAGGTCCCGCTGCTCACTGTCCTCGAAGCGGATGAGGGCCTCACCATTTCTGCGGCCCTGGGCATTGAGGCAGAGTGCTACACCACCCCTGCGAAGCCAGTGTTGCGTTAGTGCCTCCTGGGCAGGCCTGCCCTCCTGGACCCACCTATCCGCCAAACCCACCTGGCTATATTGAGCCCTTTGAAGAAGCGAGCCACATCCTGGTCTGATGACTGCCAGGGCAAACCACGGGCCCGTACCACAGTCTCACTGTCCACCACATCGGCCTTGCTGCTGTGGGGGCAGAGCACAGGGTCAAAGCTGTACAGCTGTtgtcacccccacccctgcccccacactCACCAAGGCCCTGTCTCATATTTCTGCTTTACCATCTCGGGCTTCGAAAACAATTGACCTGAGAGGAGATGGCATGGGGGTCAGCAGGGTCTGGTGGAGGGGGTGTCTCCCCACCAAGCTCTGCAAAAAGAGGACAGTTGAGGGGGATAAGGAACTGACAAAGGGGCTTCTCAGAGGTGACAAGTGGGGGGAGAAGGgactttgaggaaataataggcaggcatttccccttttagccctGAGAGCAGTTGATAGGTGGTAAAAGGAACCTTACCACTGGGCCCTTTGAGCAGGTGGAGGATGACAGCTACCATTGTCTTCACTTCCCAGACCCCAAAGTCATCCTCTGTGGCATCTGTCTCTAACCCCAAGTCTATGGATGGAGACATCATGATGAAGAAATCCCAACATGAGAGGCCTTGGGGCAACCAGCATAGGCACTAACCCTGGCTACACCTGGGCCCATAGACACATGCAGAACCCCAGCAAACACATTTGTTTTGTCCCAGCTCACATATGCACTTTCAGGTCCCCAGCCCAGATATATGTAGACATATGCGCACATTCCAAATGGACCCCAGCATAGACAACAAGACATGGGGACACTTAAGGGCTCAGCAGATAATGCAAACACATGCATATGTTCCTATAACTCAGCAgcatgcacatgcacactcaGACGTGTAGCCTATTGCCACCCCTCCACCCTAGCCCTGCAGGGTTACAGATACCCTGTGCCATGCTGGCCACAGTAAGGTCCCTGGCAAGGCAGGTGCTCGGGTGCTGCACATGGAACTCTTTGCGGAGGTCGTAGAAGGAGAAGAAGGTGTCAGGGAGCACCAGGTTCTGGGGACACAGGGAGGGCAGGGGTTGAATGAGGAGAACTGAgctgccctgcccacccccagaACAAGAGTCCTGAGAACACTATCCCCCTATTTTGCCTTTAGTGGCATACCTTCCTGGAGGCCTCGGGGTGCAGAACCTGTCGCAGCAGCTGCTGCCCATCAGTGCAGAGCATGTTGGGGCCCCCGCCCAGCAGAGCTACATCCCTGCTCACCAGCTGTGAGAACTGAGGATGGGGAAGGAGACAGAGTCACAGCTGGGCAGGCAGGGGCTagaggcaggaggaggggggTACAGACTGCAAAGCTGGTTCAGCCAGATGTTCAGCCCTACCCTGCCCAGAGAGGAGGAGGCCACACCTGCTGGGCCTGGCCCTGAGACCCCACCCCCCCAGTCCAATGTTACCTCCTCCAGGCCAAATGGGGGCAGTCACACATCACCCAAGCCCCTATCACACAACACAGTAAAGAAGTCTGGAGTGAGGCCAGAGCAAACACCTGGTGGAGTGGGAAGAACaggtgggaaggggtggggcagAGCAGGTAAAACCTGTCCCTGACCAGGCACCACCCTCAGACAGGTGGGGGAGGCCCAGACCTGCAGAGGCCCAGATGGCTCATGGTCAATGGCAGCCCCGCCTCCAGGTCTGACCAACCAAGGGGCAGAGAAGCTCCAAGGACAGGGCTCCATACCCAGACGCCAGGGGCAGTATGAGCTTTGACCCACACCCTATCGACATGCTGGTATTGAACTGTTTGCTCATAGAGGGGTGGCCCTCCTGAAGCTGcctggccccctcccccagcGTCCACCTCTGCTGGAGAACAGGTGTAAACACTAAGCACggcccctcccccccaccaaTTCTGCGACACTTTACAATCTAAGACAGGCAGGGCAGGACAATCCAGCTCTCCTTCAGTAGGCTCCCCAAGTGGGGACTAGCTTAGATTTGGGAGCCCTACTGGAACAGATTCAGATTCAacatctttgtgcctcagtttactcatcagGACCCACAGGATGACTTTGGGAATATTACACTCATTACACTGAACCTAGAGTAGAGCATAGGGTGATTGCAcagtgaaaacaaagaaaacagcaatGGGCACTGTCACCCATTTCAGCCAAGGGCAGGAGGCACCCCAGGTCCCTGCACTCAGCAGGCAGGTAGCCCCCAGGCGGGTCAGGACAGCGCCCACGCCCGGCCGGCCGACCGGGACAGGCCTAGACGAGCAGCAGACACCGCCCTACGCCCCCGCCCCGGCGGATCCCAGGCAGGCGGGTGGGCCGAGGACGCAAGCGGTGGAGACAGTGACCTACGGCCATGTCCGGGCCCCTTGGCCCTTTTGGCTTCCGGCTGCTGCTCTGAGAGACCAGGCCAGGCAGGTTCCCAGGGACGTCTCAGCCTCGCTCCCCGCCGGCCGCGGACTCTCAGCAGGTTCGCGCGGCCTCCATTCCCGCCCCACAGTAGGAGTGGACCCCTGAAAAGTTTGAAAAGTAAGGCGTCTCCTGGGAATGGCCCGCACAGGCGGACACACGCACACGCGGGAGTCGCTGAAATTTTCAAACAGAAATCCGTCCTACTGCCCCGGCCAGTAGCTTGTGGCGCGTCAGGCCTTGCCTCATTCCTCTTCTCCCGCCGAGAAATGTCCCCGCGGCCCGGCCAAGTCGCCACCCATCCGGGCCCGGGAGCTCACCTGCTGCAACACCTTGTCCAGCGGCTCGGCCCGCGCCAGGCTGTCAGCGTTCAGGCCACTCGCCTCGCAGCACTGCGGACTCAGCGCGGCCGCCTCGGCGCGCACTAGCGACTTATGCAGCGTCCCCACCTGGGAGCGGCAGGGGAACCCGATCAGCCGCCGCGCCCCCAGGGCCCTACAGCTCCAGGGGGCCCCTCCGCCCCTTTCCACCCTACCTGGCGGCTCCGCGGCTCCACCACTTGCCAGACTAGGAGGATTAAGTCGGTCTCGTCGGAGCCCAGGTCCGGTCCCAGCGCACCCGCCGTGGCTCCGAATATTACTACCAGGGGTCCCGGCCCGGGGCGGGGATCCGCGGCGGAGTCCGCGACGGGGTCCGGGCCGGGGGGCGGTGGCTGAGGCGGCGGCGGAGTCATGGCCGCAGAGGGAGAAGGCGCTCGGCCAAACACACGCGGACCGACGAGGGGCACGCACGCACCCACCGACCGACGGCAAACGCGGACCAGCTTGGGCGGGACACCGAGTGACGGGGGCGGCACCTGCGGCCCGGCAGGCTCAGTGGGCGCTGCCGAGACGCACCCGCTGCGCctcgcggggcggggcggggaggcTACCGGCCCCCGCCCTCTCTGGGCGAGTTACCTGCAGGCCCCGGCAGCCACGTGACCGGGGGCGGCCCCCGGGAACCTTGTGGGAGAGACGCCAGGACCCAGCCTAGGCTGCGCGCACTCCCGCTCCCAGCCCACGCGCGCGCTCAGGTTACGGGTTCCCACTACCCCGGCGGGCCCTGCCTGACTTCTAGGATAACCCCCCAACCCTCCCAGGGACCGTGAGACCTCCGCAAAGGAACGTACAGGACCCCGAGCCTTCTCCAATCCGTGAGGGTCACACGGGACCTGTGGAAGTCACCAGGATGCAGTCAGGGGATTGTGGGGGCCACCACAACCAGTCTGAGGGCGATAGAAGTCACCAGGGGTCAAGGGGGGCGGTAAGAGTTACCGGGTATGACCCAGAGGCCCGTGGAGGGGGCGGGGGGATCATTAGAGCCGTGGGTTGGGTCACCAGAGATCACGGGGGCTAGGCTTGTCCACACAGGTGCGAGGGTCTGTCCTGAGCCCGGCTCCCGGCAGAGCCTGCAGTACCGAGACAGGGTCGTTGTGGGGCGGAGGGTGCGTAGGCCTGGTGCAGGGATAGGAGGAAGCCCCCCACTTCTCTCCACAGAGAGC
This is a stretch of genomic DNA from Choloepus didactylus isolate mChoDid1 chromosome 22, mChoDid1.pri, whole genome shotgun sequence. It encodes these proteins:
- the ESRP2 gene encoding epithelial splicing regulatory protein 2 isoform X3 — its product is MTPPPPQPPPPGPDPVADSAADPRPGPGPLVVIFGATAGALGPDLGSDETDLILLVWQVVEPRSRQVGTLHKSLVRAEAAALSPQCCEASGLNADSLARAEPLDKVLQQFSQLVSRDVALLGGGPNMLCTDGQQLLRQVLHPEASRKNLVLPDTFFSFYDLRKEFHVQHPSTCLARDLTVASMAQDLGLETDATEDDFGVWEVKTMVAVILHLLKGPSGQLFSKPEMVKQKYETGPCKADVVDSETVVRARGLPWQSSDQDVARFFKGLNIARGGVALCLNAQGRRNGEALIRFEDSEQRDLALQRHKHHMGVRYIEVYKATGEEFVKIAGGTSLEVARFLSREDQVILRLRGLPFSAGPADVLAFLGPECPVTGGTDGLLFVRHPDGRPTGDAFALFACEELAQAALRRHKGMLGKRYIELFRSTAAEVQQVLNRYASSPLLPTLTTPLLPIPFPLAAGTGRDCVRLRGLPYTATIEDILSFLGEAAADIRPHGVHMVLNQQGRPSGDAFIQMTSPERALAAAQRCHKKVMKERYVEVVPCSTEEMSRVLMGGTLGRSGMSPPPCKLPCLSPPTYATFQATPTLIPTETAALYPSSALLPAARVPATPTPVAYYPGPATQLYMNYTAYYPSPPVSPTTVGYLTTPPAALATAPPSVLSQLGALVRMQGIPYTAGMKDLLSIFQTYQLAPDDYTSLMPVGDPPRTVLQAPKEWVCL
- the ESRP2 gene encoding epithelial splicing regulatory protein 2 isoform X1, with product MTPPPPQPPPPGPDPVADSAADPRPGPGPLVVIFGATAGALGPDLGSDETDLILLVWQVVEPRSRQVGTLHKSLVRAEAAALSPQCCEASGLNADSLARAEPLDKVLQQFSQLVSRDVALLGGGPNMLCTDGQQLLRQVLHPEASRKNLVLPDTFFSFYDLRKEFHVQHPSTCLARDLTVASMAQDLGLETDATEDDFGVWEVKTMVAVILHLLKGPSGQLFSKPEMVKQKYETGPCFDPVLCPHSSKADVVDSETVVRARGLPWQSSDQDVARFFKGLNIARGGVALCLNAQGRRNGEALIRFEDSEQRDLALQRHKHHMGVRYIEVYKATGEEFVKIAGGTSLEVARFLSREDQVILRLRGLPFSAGPADVLAFLGPECPVTGGTDGLLFVRHPDGRPTGDAFALFACEELAQAALRRHKGMLGKRYIELFRSTAAEVQQVLNRYASSPLLPTLTTPLLPIPFPLAAGTGRDCVRLRGLPYTATIEDILSFLGEAAADIRPHGVHMVLNQQGRPSGDAFIQMTSPERALAAAQRCHKKVMKERYVEVVPCSTEEMSRVLMGGTLGRSGMSPPPCKLPCLSPPTYATFQATPTLIPTETAALYPSSALLPAARVPATPTPVAYYPGPATQLYMNYTAYYPSPPVSPTTVGYLTTPPAALATAPPSVLSQLGALVRMQGIPYTAGMKDLLSIFQTYQLAPDDYTSLMPVGDPPRTVLQAPKEWVCL
- the ESRP2 gene encoding epithelial splicing regulatory protein 2 isoform X4, which produces MAFSQLVSRDVALLGGGPNMLCTDGQQLLRQVLHPEASRKNLVLPDTFFSFYDLRKEFHVQHPSTCLARDLTVASMAQDLGLETDATEDDFGVWEVKTMVAVILHLLKGPSGQLFSKPEMVKQKYETGPCFDPVLCPHSSKADVVDSETVVRARGLPWQSSDQDVARFFKGLNIARGGVALCLNAQGRRNGEALIRFEDSEQRDLALQRHKHHMGVRYIEVYKATGEEFVKIAGGTSLEVARFLSREDQVILRLRGLPFSAGPADVLAFLGPECPVTGGTDGLLFVRHPDGRPTGDAFALFACEELAQAALRRHKGMLGKRYIELFRSTAAEVQQVLNRYASSPLLPTLTTPLLPIPFPLAAGTGRDCVRLRGLPYTATIEDILSFLGEAAADIRPHGVHMVLNQQGRPSGDAFIQMTSPERALAAAQRCHKKVMKERYVEVVPCSTEEMSRVLMGGTLGRSGMSPPPCKLPCLSPPTYATFQATPTLIPTETAALYPSSALLPAARVPATPTPVAYYPGPATQLYMNYTAYYPSPPVSPTTVGYLTTPPAALATAPPSVLSQLGALVRMQGIPYTAGMKDLLSIFQTYQLAPDDYTSLMPVGDPPRTVLQAPKEWVCL
- the ESRP2 gene encoding epithelial splicing regulatory protein 2 isoform X2 encodes the protein MTPPPPQPPPPGPDPVADSAADPRPGPGPLVVIFGATAGALGPDLGSDETDLILLVWQVVEPRSRQVGTLHKSLVRAEAAALSPQCCEASGLNADSLARAEPLDKVLQQFSQLVSRDVALLGGGPNMLCTDGQQLLRQVLHPEASRKNLVLPDTFFSFYDLRKEFHVQHPSTCLARDLTVASMAQDLGLETDATEDDFGVWEVKTMVAVILHLLKGPSGQLFSKPEMVKQKYETGPCSKADVVDSETVVRARGLPWQSSDQDVARFFKGLNIARGGVALCLNAQGRRNGEALIRFEDSEQRDLALQRHKHHMGVRYIEVYKATGEEFVKIAGGTSLEVARFLSREDQVILRLRGLPFSAGPADVLAFLGPECPVTGGTDGLLFVRHPDGRPTGDAFALFACEELAQAALRRHKGMLGKRYIELFRSTAAEVQQVLNRYASSPLLPTLTTPLLPIPFPLAAGTGRDCVRLRGLPYTATIEDILSFLGEAAADIRPHGVHMVLNQQGRPSGDAFIQMTSPERALAAAQRCHKKVMKERYVEVVPCSTEEMSRVLMGGTLGRSGMSPPPCKLPCLSPPTYATFQATPTLIPTETAALYPSSALLPAARVPATPTPVAYYPGPATQLYMNYTAYYPSPPVSPTTVGYLTTPPAALATAPPSVLSQLGALVRMQGIPYTAGMKDLLSIFQTYQLAPDDYTSLMPVGDPPRTVLQAPKEWVCL